A single genomic interval of Hyalangium ruber harbors:
- a CDS encoding YaeQ family protein, giving the protein MALSATMYHVQVNLSDVDRGVYQPLDLRLARHPSESMRYLLTRTLAYCLSYEEGISFSKGGISSTDEAPISVRDPTGVLLAWIDIGSPSAERLHKASKAARQA; this is encoded by the coding sequence ATGGCACTCTCCGCGACCATGTACCACGTGCAGGTGAACCTCTCGGACGTGGATCGCGGCGTGTATCAGCCCCTCGATCTGCGCCTGGCACGCCACCCGTCCGAGAGCATGCGCTACCTGCTCACGCGCACCCTGGCCTACTGCCTCTCCTATGAGGAAGGGATCTCCTTCAGCAAGGGCGGTATCTCCTCCACCGACGAGGCGCCCATCTCCGTGCGCGATCCCACCGGAGTGCTGCTCGCCTGGATCGACATCGGGTCCCCGTCCGCCGAGCGTCTGCACAAAGCATCCAAGGCAGCCCGCCAGGCCTGA